In Rhodamnia argentea isolate NSW1041297 chromosome 5, ASM2092103v1, whole genome shotgun sequence, the DNA window CCCACAACATTCTGTCTCGCTCTCAATTAAATCCACCAGGAATCGGAGAACTGGAAAGGAAAGCTGAATTATGTACATCGCGTCAGCCGTCGCAATGACAACATTATTCTCGCAAGTTATGGACTAAGCATGTACGGcaaattgacaaattcatcCCATGAACATGCTGGGGGCAATGATATAGCTAAGGTCTCCAGACTCGAAAATAATATGTACCATTCTTCTCGGGATTAAAGCTCTTCCTTGACGAAATAGCTTGGCGGCAAGCTGAAATCTTCCTCTTGGTTTAGAATCTCAGATTCATCCTCATCTGGTTTCTGACCACAAAAGGCAATGAACAATATCAACAAGCGTGCTTCCATATCCTTGAAACAGAAACAACAGGCATACAAAATATGCACCCAGAATAGCTAGCTCTCTACATCCATGGAATCAGGGTGCCGGTCTTTGAGATTAAGTTGGGAACTTTCGTCATATCGATCAATCAAAGAAGCAAAATTTACTTCGCCATTGCTTCATCGCCGCATTCACACGATGAATGATCAGGAATATACacaacccacaaaaaaaaaaaaaagaagaagaaaaagagcagCTTAAATAGACCAAGTACCAGCATGTCTAAGTTGTAGAAACGATCCAGCAATTGCAAAACCTCGTCGGCAGAGAAATGGCGGTCGAAGCTGGGAAAAGCAGCGAGCACGTCATGAGAGACTTGGAAAAACTAGATAAATCATCTATTTTCTCTGGACAAACTGAACAGGTAACACCCAAAGGGTGAAGGGATATTTAAAGAGGAAAGAACCTTCTTCGCAGGTGCTCCATTAGCCCGTAAAGGACGAAGTGCCGATGTATACCTGCAAGTGATGGCTGCTTAACCCTTGGAAGCATTCGAAACCAATTCGATGAACACAGAGTTTTCAAGAAATGGAAATGGATCGTAATGTCTGTACCCGCATTCCACACACACTAGcagacagataaaaaaaaactgtaatCTACAAGAATTGCAATTGTAGTCCTCCAAAAGAGAACTGAATTGCCCAGGAAACAGACAAAGCAGGTAGGACTAACTGTTGTTGTCGGGAAAAATTAGTTGATTGCagtcaataaaaaggaaagtgCAAGGCGACAAAGTTGTCGCCTTTTGCCATCGCCCTGAACAGGCACCACGAGAGCAAGCTATCGATCGAAACTCGACTCACCTCGCAATTTAGCGGGAGGGTACCTCTCGAGAGCTTCCAGCAGCCTGAGCTCCAATTCGACCTGCGATTGCTCCTTCTCGCGGGCGCAAATGGATCGGATGTCAGAATCAGAACTCATTTTCCAGCTACGAAACGACCAGTTGCATCAAACACGGGGATCAACGAAGATACCTGAGGGAGAGAAGACGCAGAGGAAAGAGGCGCCTTGCACGGAGAATGCACCGACACCCCGTCTTGCTCCTCCTCCTTGCAACCGCCGACGTTGCCTCCGCCGCCGTTGCCTCCGCCGGCCATCGGGGTGACGAATCTGCGCAAGCAGTCGGGCAGATTTTCAAGAGAAATCGGGAGCAAAACGATTCATTTTTATCTTCAGTTGGTTTTTTCTTGGGTTTAGGGTATCCCGGTTTGATCGTAATGGACTTGTTTTTATACCAGGCCTCATCGCCTCCCCATTGggctttcgttttctttttcttttttccttttttatttacaCCATGTCCCAGCACGTTCCcgttttttggaaccggaaggAGAACCTCTCACCGATAATAagttatatctaaacatttggGTAGACgatgaacatatttttttttatacgtatatttgtttttgtaagcaatattaatgatcatttttttgaaaaatatttttcaaatcacttattttctgcgaaacaaacgaagtccGAAATCGTAGAAGGCGTAACAGCATAAAAAGGCGTATCACGTGAAATACTCGAATTCTGTATAGAGATGAGAAGATTAAGTGAAAGATCGAAAAAGATTGAGCGGGATTAAGCAGCTCCATCAATTACATGTTCTAATGCAAAACACACAGCAGACATAACTAGACTATTGAATACATACCTCACTCTTCTGTTCTTTTTCATGAGTATGCTGCGGGGGAGATCTCCTGCAAAACATCCAACGAGATTTTTAATTCGGTGTGGTGGCTTCCATGTTGGATTTGCAGCAGCAATCTTGTGAGCAAATACTTAATAGCGCACACAAACACATGTAGATCCAAAAGAGctcagagaagatcttgaaaaTCATGATGGTAAATGCAAGCATGGTGGATTTAGACAAGCAGGGAAATTATCTAGTGTTGATTTTGTTTCAATAATTGATCATGC includes these proteins:
- the LOC115751898 gene encoding uncharacterized protein LOC115751898 — protein: MAGGGNGGGGNVGGCKEEEQDGVSVHSPCKAPLSSASSLPQEQSQVELELRLLEALERYPPAKLRGIHRHFVLYGLMEHLRRSFDRHFSADEVLQLLDRFYNLDMLKPDEDESEILNQEEDFSLPPSYFVKEEL